The following coding sequences lie in one bacterium genomic window:
- a CDS encoding UvrD-helicase domain-containing protein, which produces MNHLNELNPAQKEAALHKDGPLLIVAGAGAGKTKTLTYRIINLIKEGVAPSQILAITFTNKAAKEMGERVASLLERESQSIGVLHHERPFMSTFHALGVHILREHGNLLGIPRHFTILDRNDSLAVIKEALAAEGLDPKQFEPGRLLSALSRQKGDLITAEEYARSAGNNYFPKILSAVWLRYEGALVKQKALDFDDLILKPANLLRENTDVRAHYQNRWHYIHIDEYQDTNQSQYEIARTLSERHKNICVVGDADQNIYSWRGANIQNILNFEKDYPDAKVVLLEENYRSTQNILAAANAVIKKNTLRKEKNLFTKNAEGAKISMFGAYDENEEARFVAGKSDELIKGGVSPRDIAVLYRANFQSRVLEESFLSLNIPYQVLGVKFFERKEVRDVISYIKAALNMENFYDVKRIINVPTRGIGKATIIKVLAGSTESLTPAMKTRVAEFKKLLVRIQEQALTEKTSLLIKFIMRETGMEKSLKDGTEENLERLENLKELVTLATKYDILSPQEGVEKLLSDVALTTDQDSLERNDNAVKLMTVHAAKGLEFRYVFITGLEQDLFPHRGMGGGEGANEREEEERRLFYVALTRAKEKLFLSYTAVRTIFGAKQVNTPSEFLSDIDNDFVEQEEGGGGEEALYTIHFD; this is translated from the coding sequence CATACCGAATCATCAATCTCATCAAAGAAGGAGTCGCTCCATCACAAATTCTTGCTATCACCTTTACCAATAAAGCTGCTAAAGAAATGGGTGAACGCGTTGCTTCGCTTCTAGAACGTGAGAGCCAGTCAATAGGAGTACTTCATCACGAACGTCCCTTCATGAGTACCTTCCATGCGCTTGGAGTTCACATCCTGCGCGAACACGGAAATCTTTTGGGGATTCCGCGTCATTTTACCATTCTTGATAGAAATGATTCGTTGGCGGTCATTAAAGAAGCGCTCGCGGCGGAAGGGCTTGACCCGAAACAATTTGAACCGGGACGATTGCTTTCCGCGCTCTCACGTCAAAAAGGAGACTTGATAACCGCGGAGGAATACGCGCGGAGCGCGGGAAATAATTATTTTCCCAAAATACTTTCGGCGGTTTGGCTTCGGTATGAAGGAGCGCTCGTGAAACAGAAGGCGCTTGATTTTGATGATCTCATTTTAAAGCCCGCGAATCTTTTGCGAGAGAATACCGACGTGCGTGCGCACTATCAAAACCGCTGGCATTACATTCATATCGATGAGTACCAAGACACCAATCAATCACAATATGAAATTGCTCGAACGCTTTCAGAACGACACAAAAATATTTGCGTTGTGGGCGACGCTGATCAGAATATTTATAGCTGGCGCGGAGCAAACATTCAGAATATTTTGAATTTTGAAAAAGATTACCCCGATGCCAAAGTTGTTTTGTTAGAAGAAAATTATCGTTCGACACAAAATATTCTCGCCGCCGCAAATGCGGTGATCAAGAAAAACACGCTACGTAAAGAAAAAAATCTTTTCACCAAGAACGCCGAAGGGGCAAAAATTTCCATGTTCGGCGCGTATGACGAGAATGAGGAGGCGCGCTTTGTTGCAGGAAAATCTGACGAGCTTATCAAGGGTGGTGTGTCGCCACGGGACATTGCCGTGCTGTATCGCGCAAACTTTCAATCGCGTGTTTTGGAAGAATCTTTTTTATCTCTCAACATTCCCTATCAAGTTCTTGGTGTAAAATTCTTTGAACGAAAAGAGGTTCGCGATGTAATCTCCTATATCAAAGCCGCTCTCAATATGGAAAATTTTTATGACGTGAAGCGAATCATCAATGTCCCGACACGTGGGATTGGCAAAGCTACAATCATAAAAGTGCTCGCGGGGAGCACTGAGAGTCTCACGCCGGCCATGAAAACACGCGTTGCGGAATTTAAAAAACTTCTCGTGCGGATACAAGAACAAGCGCTTACAGAAAAAACTTCTTTGCTTATTAAATTTATCATGCGAGAAACAGGAATGGAAAAGTCACTCAAAGATGGAACGGAAGAAAATCTAGAACGACTTGAAAACTTAAAAGAGTTGGTGACACTCGCGACAAAATACGACATTCTTTCCCCGCAAGAAGGAGTGGAAAAACTTCTATCCGATGTCGCGCTCACGACCGATCAGGATTCACTCGAGCGAAATGATAATGCGGTAAAACTAATGACGGTGCACGCCGCAAAGGGACTTGAGTTTCGATATGTGTTTATCACAGGCCTCGAACAAGATCTTTTTCCTCATCGCGGGATGGGAGGCGGTGAAGGCGCAAACGAGCGCGAGGAAGAAGAGCGGCGACTTTTTTACGTGGCGCTCACACGAGCGAAAGAAAAACTTTTTCTTTCATACACGGCAGTCAGAACTATTTTCGGCGCAAAACAAGTGAATACTCCTTCGGAATTTCTTTCCGATATTGACAATGACTTTGTCGAACAAGAAGAAGGGGGTGGTGGCGAGGAGGCGCTTTATACGATACATTTTGATTAA